ttaaagatAAAATCCGCCTGTTAAAAATTAGTAGTTAATTAACAGCTGAGATGCCATATCTATAGGGTTCTGCCCGACTATCACTTAGGAAAACCTATTGGTTAACTAAAATTATGGGTCTAAAACTGTGATTGCTTGTTTGAAATATGCCCGGATTCAGAGTGTTAACAAAATCAATAAAACTGTTGTATATTTTATTTATGCTTACTAGATATCCTGCTATAGGATCCTAAAATCATTTGTTTGAACATCGTgcatttgtttgtctatttgtggaggttagCATGAGCCCAATTAATTGCTTCCTTATATGATAGTCCTATTTGAGTTTTGTCtgtcgcttagttttctccttttaaaagacataggtgagtctagaaccgCCTTAAacagaggtcctaaacacctccagggccagAGATAAGGGACGGGTAGTGTACGCATAGAGGTACGTACTAGATGTtattagaacgcttaggtaaAAATCaaaaaggggagggtaattgggtagtaaaaggaagagatgacctgtgcgctaatgctcTGTGTAGCGCCCCAACTTGGAGACAATTACCAAGTATTgtacagaagtgatcctataggctaaaaaacttaggaccccctttTACTCCTCGTTTTAAAAGTAATATATGTTTGTTTATCTGCTTATAAGACTAATTtgcttaaattgagtttggccgggacccaccgttgtggacctcaagggatacctaacaccttcccctcaaggtaatttcgagcccttacccaatctctggtaatgtaaactagttcatgagttatttgctttaggtgccctaacgcatctTAAATCGTTAGGTAGTgactcttcaaatctcatacCTGATTCCGAACGGAAAGAAGTTGTCCCAAAATGTCGAAACCTgaactccgcgaggaaaaaagggTCACGACAGATGGCgtctatcacagtactaggccagcCAAAACAACACGAACAATATGAAGATAttttgaaaaagtcatttttctaaacagattaagtctcaaatctttcatttttaaGATATCAAAAGAAATATGTGGAAAAAAGTATGTAAATACATCAACACAGCCCAAATctggtatcactagtcatgagccactaaatacaactcaacactatctgcttaatacaaaataagtctgaaatataaagtactaggataggaaggagaaaggcagggctgcgaatgtcgtgcagctaccttgctaactctggaAATACACAGAAGGTGCtgaaagctctcactctgatgctcggtcgcctagatctgcacataagatgcagggagtaatgtaagtacgtcaactcagtaagtaaacaaagtaaataaagtctgagagCAGTGACTAGAATTTAAAAACCATATGCATACtttatcaagaatctcaaaagaaaTATCAAAGTCAAAATCTGTAGTTCAATAACCAATTATCTCGTAAAAACTCGAGTTTCAATAAAAATCCTTTAAaacatttattcaacatttttcagtagaggctcagtataaaagaagagtgaaaacagaaaatctcataacaagcccctcgggcaaagtatcactcaaaAGTATAgaccctcgggcaagcctctcagtcactcgtgactcaactctcgccaatcagtactcacactcagcactcccgctcaatagatatatcataataaataatgttgtggcatgcagcccgatccataatatatatagtcgactacgctcactgggggtgtacagactctggaggggctcctacagcccaagcgttatatcgttgtggcgcgcagcccgatccaatatatcgttgcggcgtgcagcccgatccatatatataaatatcactgtggcgtgcagcccgatctatatatatatatatatatgtgtgtgtgtgtgtgtgtgtgtgtgtgtgtgtatgtatgtatgtatataatcctcaccataaAGTCCTCGACCTCTCTCTCAGTCATccacctcacagccactcgggcatttcggtgaaaattagggaactcagcccaaacaattttCATATATTTGAAAGTAGGGTAATGAAACTGAATCAACAATAGCCAGGTAATATCataactgaggatatgctttcaattCAAAATAGTGTGAGAAAAGTAGTAAAATAcacctaagggtccaaacagttcggcacaaggccccaaacatggcattcagtcCAATTAAcagatttatttctaaaacacatggatatcatataaagttcatcaaaatatgcaactatatAGTCTCCACGGGAcgtaccaagtcacaatccctacgggtgcacgcgtacacgcccatcacctagcatatgtgtcacctcatttatcaaaacagtacgaaattccggggtttcataccctcaggtctagatttacaattgttacttatctcaaaccaGATGAAATCCTACTCCGCAATTCCCTTTCCTCTCAACTCgcctcgaatctatccaaaatcagaatcataacatcaatatacactaagggaacaaagcccacgcgaaaataaTTAAGTTACATCAAAAATCTCGATATTGgtcaaactcgacccccgggcccacatctcggaatccgataaaaataacatcaatggaatccttatcctcccacgagtccatacataccaagaacatcaatatcggacctcaaatggtacctcaaatccccaatttacactctccaatttcaagccctaattctccaattttaggctttaaatcccactaattttatgtctaattagttagaaatcaccatagaatcgagtattgagatCAAAAACCTTACCTCAACATGTTtccctttgaatccctcttcaatccctctaAAAAGCTTCAAAACCATTCAAAAACGGTGAGAAATGGGCTAACAATCGCGGAGATGggtttttatacattctgcccaggtgttcccttcttcgcgaacgcggtcaaagcctcacgttcacgaagcacaaaaattccactGCTCAATTTTCCTCTTTTGAAAACACAAGctccttctcgcgaacgcgaagctttagCTGCAAAggctttcgcgaacgcgaccccttCCACGCGAACGAGATGAACAAACTCCTGGGGTCCTAGCTGTACCAACTTTCTTCTTTGCAAACGCGACTCCACTCACATGTTCGCGATACACACTCTGCctcacccttcgcgaacgtgggaccTACATCACAAAGGTGAAGAGCAACTCACCTGCCTTACTCaacatcccttcgcgaacgcgaagaaggatttctctgcaataaaataccaaaaaatctgCCATCTCTTCTAGTCCAAAAATGATCTGTTCACCATTCGAAACTCAtgcgaggccctcgggacctcgaccaaacatgccaacatataccataacatcattcaaacttgttccaaacttTAAAACgctccaaacaacatcaaaatatcaaatTACCATCGTATTTAAGCTTAAGGATTccaaatcttccgaattccgcaacgATCGAAAAGTCTCTCAAACCCCATTTGAATAAcccgaaattttgcacacacgttacaaatgacacaacggacctactccaatctCCGTAATTCCATtgcgaccccgatatcaaaatttcaactGCCTCCCGGAAAATGCTAAATtgccaacttcgccaattcaagcctaaatctaccacgaagctccaaaatacattctgatcacgcccctcagtcccaaatcacctaacgaagctatccgaaccatcggaattcacatccgagaccttttcatataagtcaacatctgattgacttttcgATCTTACGCTTactaaaagagactaagtgtctcatacctCTCCCAAACTATTCTGAAACCGAACCAACAAacctgataccacataatacagttGAAAAAGACACAAAGAAGCAAAAATTGGGGAAACAGAGCGATatctcatgaaacgaccggtcgggtcgttacatcctccccctcttaaacaaacgttcgtcctcgaacgagtcaagaaacatacctgaaacctcaaataggtgaggatacctTCTCCGCATCTCCCCCTCGGTCTCCCAGATAGCCTCCTCCATAGGCcggcctctccactgcactttcactgaagctatatcctttgatctcatcTTTCGGAcatgccgctccaaaatagccacagGCTCcgcatcataagtcaaatcaccatctaattgaaccgtgctgaaatccaagacatgagacggattgccaatatacttccggagcatagaaacatgaaataccagatgtacactcgacaagctgggtggcaaagcaagctcataagccacctccgcAATCCTTCGAAGTACCtcgaaaggcccaatgaaccaaggactcaatttacccttcttccaaaatctcataacacccttcgtgGGTGAAACCcttagtagaaccttctccccaaccatgtaagacacatcaaggaccttcctatcagcataactcttttgtcttaaTTGCGTTTTACGAAGctgctcctgaatcaccttcatctTGTCCAAAGTATCTTGCACTAAGTCTTTagccaaaagcctagcctcacccagctcaaaccaaccaactggagatctacaccgtgtCCCATATAAACCCTCATatagagccatttgaatactcaaCTGAAaaatgttgttataagcaaactccgcgagcggtagaaaccAATCCTAtgaccctccaaagtcaatgacacaagcgcgcaacatgtcctccaatatctgaatagtgcgcttggactacccgttcgtctgagggtgaaaagttgtgctcaactcaacctgagtacccaactctctctataCGGTCCTCCAGAACTACGAagtgaattgagtacctctatctgaaatgatagaaactgggacaccatgcaagcgaacaatctctcgaatataaatctctgctaaccgctccaatgaataggtagtacacataggaataaagtgtgcggacttgatcagtcgatccacaatcacccaaatggcatcaaacttcatcaaagtccgtgggagcccaactatgaaattcatggtgatctgctcccacttccactctggaatatctaaccactaaagcaagccacccggtctctgatgcttatagttcacctgctgacaattgagacactgagctaaaaatcccacaatatctttcttcattctcctccaccaatagtgttgcctcaaatcctgatacatcttcgcgacacctggatggatggaataccatgagctatgggcctcctccagaatcaactctcaaagcccatctacattgggcacatatatcca
The Nicotiana sylvestris chromosome 11, ASM39365v2, whole genome shotgun sequence DNA segment above includes these coding regions:
- the LOC138881211 gene encoding uncharacterized protein, which translates into the protein MALYEGLYGTRCRSPVGWFELGEARLLAKDLVQDTLDKMKVIQEQLRKTQLRQKSYADRKVLDVSYMVGEKVLLRVSPTKGVMRFWKKGKLSPWFIGPFEYIGNPSHVLDFSTVQLDGDLTYDAEPVAILERHVRKMRSKDIASVKVQWRGRPMEEAIWETEGEMRRRYPHLFEVSGLLVRFQNSLGEV